In one window of Pseudomonas sp. IAC-BECa141 DNA:
- a CDS encoding UDP-glucose dehydrogenase family protein, with translation MKITVFGSGYVGLVQAAVLAEVGHDVVCMDIDEKKVELLRQGHVSIFEPGLASLVREGLDAGRLQFTCDEKLAVQHGKVAFIAVGTPSKEDGSADLRYVLSVGDAVARHREQPLILVEKSTVPVGTGDTLRTHLDKALLKAGRLLQFDIVSNPEFLKEGSAVADCRRPDRIVIGCEREEVRDVMRDLYSPFNRNHDRIMFMDLRSAELTKYAANCMLATKISFINQIAELAEHLGADIESVRQGIGADSRIGYHFIYPGCGYGGSCFPKDMRALIHSAEEAHCSSDLLQAVEAINQRQKHKLFERINAFYKGELRGKTFALWGLAFKPNTDDMRDAPSRVLLESLWAAGANVRAFDPEAMQETQHLYPDESKLMLMGTPESVLAGSDALIICTEWQQFKAPDFDLIQQRLKAPVIFDGRNLYDAERLARNGFHYFPMGRGESRTLPIPLQQWPHASDVA, from the coding sequence ATGAAAATCACAGTGTTTGGTAGCGGTTATGTCGGCCTGGTGCAGGCCGCCGTGCTGGCCGAAGTCGGCCATGACGTGGTGTGCATGGACATCGACGAGAAAAAAGTCGAACTGCTGCGTCAGGGCCACGTCAGCATCTTCGAGCCGGGGCTGGCCAGCCTGGTCCGCGAAGGCCTGGACGCCGGGCGCCTGCAATTCACCTGCGATGAAAAACTCGCGGTGCAGCATGGCAAGGTCGCGTTCATTGCCGTCGGCACCCCGTCAAAAGAAGACGGTTCGGCCGACCTGCGTTACGTGCTCTCGGTAGGCGACGCCGTGGCCCGCCACCGTGAACAGCCGCTGATTCTGGTGGAGAAATCCACCGTACCCGTCGGCACCGGCGACACCTTGCGCACCCATCTGGACAAAGCGCTACTCAAGGCCGGACGCCTGTTGCAGTTCGATATCGTCTCCAACCCGGAATTTCTCAAGGAAGGCTCGGCGGTCGCCGATTGCCGTCGGCCGGACCGGATCGTCATCGGCTGCGAACGCGAAGAAGTGCGCGACGTGATGCGCGATCTGTACTCGCCGTTCAACCGCAATCATGACCGCATCATGTTCATGGACCTGCGCAGCGCCGAACTGACCAAGTACGCCGCCAACTGCATGCTGGCGACCAAGATCAGTTTCATCAACCAGATCGCCGAGCTGGCCGAACACCTGGGTGCGGACATCGAATCGGTGCGTCAGGGCATCGGCGCCGACAGCCGCATCGGCTACCACTTCATCTACCCCGGTTGCGGTTACGGCGGCTCGTGCTTCCCAAAAGACATGCGCGCACTGATCCACAGCGCCGAAGAGGCACACTGCTCCAGTGATTTGCTGCAAGCGGTGGAAGCGATCAACCAGCGGCAGAAACACAAGTTGTTCGAACGCATCAACGCGTTCTACAAGGGCGAACTGCGCGGCAAGACCTTCGCCCTGTGGGGCCTGGCCTTCAAGCCGAACACCGACGACATGCGCGACGCGCCGAGCCGGGTGCTGCTGGAGTCATTGTGGGCCGCTGGCGCCAATGTGCGGGCGTTCGACCCGGAAGCCATGCAGGAAACCCAGCATCTGTACCCGGACGAATCGAAACTGATGCTGATGGGCACCCCGGAATCCGTGCTCGCCGGTTCCGACGCGCTGATCATCTGCACCGAATGGCAGCAGTTCAAGGCGCCGGATTTCGACCTGATCCAACAACGCCTCAAGGCCCCGGTGATCTTCGACGGCCGCAACCTGTACGACGCCGAACGCCTGGCCCGCAATGGCTTCCATTACTTCCCGATGGGTCGGGGCGAGTCGCGCACCTTGCCGATTCCGTTGCAGCAATGGCCGCACGCTTCGGACGTGGCCTGA